The region TTAGAAAAACCGTAAAGTGTATATTCTCTACCATGTTTGTATATCTGCACGCAATAGTAACCACATTTTTCTTGTCATTAGCTGCAGCCTTTAGCTCCAACACTGTTGATTCGCCATAATCTGTAGTCGACAGTCGTTTCTGAAGATCGGCTAGTGTTTTTTATCTTATCGTAGAGTAAGCGTGTCGAGTTCATTTATCATTCTCTTGATTCATCCACAATAAAATGTGCTCGCTCCAGGATTTCATCAAACGTTAGCACCTCTGGATTCTTCAAATTGCGCCGAAACAGTTCAAATGAATTCTTTTTGTCACGAGTATCTAGCTGTGACGTGTTACCTATAATCAAAATACTTTTAGGGCAAACCGTGAAAGCACCACATTCGTCCTCAACCCTATCACGATTGCCATTAGTTCGCGAACCTTCAACCTCCCACGTTAGGGAATTTGTCTGTAATTGCGCCACACCGCCAGCCAGCTCATTACTTACACGCCATACTCTGTTCCTGTATTGCGCACTGTGCAACAGGGCTGTTACTGGCTTCTTTATCTCTACCAAAACAGTAAAACCAACATTTGCGGCTGTGCATTGCAGAAAGTCGCCACGCTGACCGCCAGAATCTGTGATATCTGCGCCGCCATAGTTTGGTTGCTCTTGCACAGTGCGTTGTATTTGATAGTTTAGACCATAACCAAATATCCACTTATTATTTGAGAAGAAATTTTGCCACCAGGCTTCATCTTTTTAGGTATCGCTTATAGCGTGTTTGAATTCAGTAAGTGTAGCTGCCCGGTTAGCATGTATTTTTGCCCACGATAGCCGTGTAGTAAGATCCGGATTATTTTGCGACAAATCACTCCATACTTCTTCAGTCAGGTTTCGTTCAAGCAAGCCGTTAACAACCGCCACTTTGTTTGCGTCAGTGATGACAAGCGCGCCAGCTTCATTAATAGAGAACTGATGCTGACCATACTGAACGCCTCATTCCTGGAGTAATTGGGTGAGCTTAGCGAAGGCTTCATCAAGCTTTTTTGCGGCTTCAGTTTTAAGCTTGATTTCAACACCCTCATTCTCATGTAGCTGATTGAAATTAACCGGCACTACTTCTTCAGAATTACCGTTAGCATCCTTACGATAGCGAATTATTTGACCACGAAAACCACCTCTATGGATTTGTGCTCGAAAAACAGTTTTTGTGCGAGGAGTATCGTCAAGAACGAAGTCTTCTTCTACCTCAGCAAAGCCACGTCCAACACTACGAGTGGTGATTGTTTCGTCAGGCATTATTTTTATCCGTCTTCTTTTTGACCTGTTCACGCGCATCGCTTGGGTATTCCCACGCATGACTTTCGTGCATTTTAACGTTCTTCCAAATGTTTAGCTTCTCGCGATATTCACGTGCCCTATCACCGTATCCCTTTTCGAATTCATCAGCCGTCATATCAAGCATCACCCATTCAAAGCTACAGTTAGGTGTCTTTATCATGTGCAGTTCGGACGCTATAGCAATGAG is a window of Candidatus Saccharimonadaceae bacterium ML1 DNA encoding:
- a CDS encoding PC4 domain-containing protein is translated as MPDETITTRSVGRGFAEVEEDFVLDDTPRTKTVFRAQIHRGGFRGQIIRYRKDANGNSEEVVPVNFNQLHENEGVEIKLKTEAAKKLDEAFAKLTQLLQE